A portion of the Fusobacterium nucleatum genome contains these proteins:
- the plsX gene encoding phosphate acyltransferase PlsX → MKIALDAMSGDFAPISTVKGAIEALEEIEGLQVILVGKEGIIKEELKKYKYDTNRIEIKNADEVIVMTDDPVKAVREKKDSSMNVCIDLVKEKLAQASVSCGNTGALLASSQLKLKRIKGVLRPAIAVLFPNKKDSGTLFLDLGANSDSKPEFLNQFATMGSKYMEIFSGKKNPKVALLNIGEEETKGNELTRETYALLKENKDIDFYGNIESTKIMEGDVDVVVTDGYTGNILLKTSEGIGKFIFHIVKESIMESWISKLGALLVKGAMKKVKKKTEASEYGGAIFLGLSELSLKAHGNSDSRAIKNALKVASKFIELNFIEELRKTMEVE, encoded by the coding sequence ATGAAAATAGCCTTAGATGCTATGAGTGGAGATTTTGCTCCAATATCAACTGTGAAAGGTGCTATTGAAGCTTTAGAAGAAATTGAGGGACTACAAGTAATTTTAGTTGGAAAGGAAGGTATCATAAAGGAAGAATTAAAAAAATATAAGTATGATACAAATAGAATTGAAATTAAAAATGCTGATGAAGTTATAGTAATGACAGATGACCCTGTAAAAGCTGTGAGAGAGAAAAAAGATTCATCTATGAATGTCTGTATAGATTTAGTCAAAGAAAAACTAGCTCAGGCTTCAGTTTCATGTGGAAACACAGGTGCTCTTTTGGCAAGTAGTCAGTTAAAATTAAAAAGAATAAAAGGAGTTTTAAGACCAGCGATAGCAGTTTTATTTCCTAATAAAAAGGACAGTGGAACTTTATTTTTGGACTTAGGTGCAAACTCAGATTCTAAACCAGAATTTTTAAATCAATTTGCTACAATGGGTTCAAAATATATGGAAATATTTTCAGGTAAAAAAAATCCAAAAGTAGCTCTTTTAAATATTGGTGAAGAAGAAACAAAAGGAAATGAACTTACAAGAGAAACATACGCCTTATTAAAAGAAAATAAAGATATAGATTTTTATGGAAATATAGAAAGTACAAAGATTATGGAGGGAGATGTTGATGTAGTTGTAACTGATGGTTACACAGGAAATATATTACTTAAAACATCAGAAGGTATAGGGAAATTTATATTTCACATAGTTAAAGAATCTATAATGGAAAGTTGGATTTCAAAATTAGGAGCTCTTTTAGTTAAAGGAGCTATGAAAAAAGTTAAGAAGAAAACAGAAGCTTCTGAATATGGAGGAGCAATATTTTTAGGTTTAAGTGAACTTTCATTAAAAGCACATGGAAATTCTGATAGTAGAGCCATAAAAAATGCTTTAAAAGTTGCTAGTAAATTTATTGAATTGAATTTTATTGAAGAACTTAGAAAAACAATGGAGGTAGAATAA
- a CDS encoding beta-ketoacyl-ACP synthase III translates to MQSIGIKGMGYYVPENVFTNFDFEKIIDTSDEWIRTRTGIIERRFASKDQATSDLATEASLKAIKNAKISKEDVDMIILATTTADYIAQGAACIVQNKLGLKKIPCFDLNAACTGFIYGLEVAYSLVKSGLYKNILVIGAETLSRIVDMQNRNTCVLFGDGAAAAIIGEVEKGYGFLGFSIGAEGEDNMILKVPAGGSKKPNNEETIKNRENFVIMKGQDVFKFAVSTLPKVTSDALEKAKLKVNDLSMVFPHQANLRIIESAAKRMKFPLEKFYMNLSRYGNTSSASVGIALGEAIEKGLVKKGDNIALTGFGGGLTYGSTIIKWAY, encoded by the coding sequence ATGCAAAGCATTGGAATAAAAGGAATGGGGTACTATGTACCAGAGAATGTGTTTACAAATTTTGATTTTGAAAAAATTATAGACACAAGTGATGAATGGATAAGAACAAGAACTGGTATAATAGAAAGAAGATTTGCTTCAAAAGATCAAGCAACTTCTGATTTGGCAACTGAAGCATCTTTAAAAGCAATAAAAAATGCTAAAATTAGTAAAGAAGATGTAGACATGATAATACTTGCTACAACTACAGCTGACTATATAGCACAGGGGGCAGCTTGTATAGTTCAAAATAAATTAGGTTTAAAAAAGATACCTTGTTTTGACTTAAATGCAGCTTGTACAGGTTTTATTTATGGCTTAGAAGTTGCATATTCATTAGTAAAATCAGGCTTATATAAAAATATACTTGTAATAGGAGCTGAAACTTTGTCAAGAATAGTAGATATGCAAAATAGAAATACTTGTGTACTATTTGGAGATGGAGCGGCAGCAGCAATAATAGGTGAAGTTGAAAAAGGATATGGTTTTTTAGGATTCTCAATAGGAGCAGAAGGCGAAGATAATATGATACTTAAAGTTCCAGCAGGAGGAAGTAAAAAACCTAATAATGAAGAAACTATAAAAAATAGAGAAAACTTTGTTATAATGAAAGGACAAGATGTATTTAAGTTTGCAGTTAGTACTTTACCAAAGGTAACATCAGATGCTTTGGAAAAAGCTAAATTAAAAGTAAATGATTTATCTATGGTGTTTCCACATCAAGCAAATTTAAGAATCATAGAATCAGCAGCAAAGAGAATGAAGTTTCCATTAGAAAAATTCTATATGAATTTAAGTAGATATGGAAATACTTCATCTGCTTCAGTTGGAATTGCATTAGGAGAAGCAATAGAAAAAGGACTAGTAAAAAAAGGAGATAACATTGCTTTAACTGGTTTTGGAGGAGGACTAACTTACGGCTCAACAATTATAAAATGGGCTTATTAG
- the fabD gene encoding ACP S-malonyltransferase, which produces MGKVAFVYPGQGTQYIGMGKELYENNNKAKELFDKIFNSLDIDLKNVMFEGPEDLLKRTDYTQPAIVSLSLVLTELLKEKGIEADYVAGHSVGEFAAFGGANYLSIEDAVKLVAARGRIMREVAEKVNGSMAAVLGMDAEKIKEVLKSVDGVVEAVNFNEPNQTVIAGEKEAVENACMALKEAGAKRALPLAVSGPFHSSLMKEAGEQLKEEAKKYTFNVGKIKIIANTTAEPLETDSEVKDEIYRQSFGPVKWVDTINKLKSLGVTKIYEIGPGKVLSGLIKKIDKEIEVENIELIEA; this is translated from the coding sequence ATGGGAAAAGTTGCTTTTGTTTACCCAGGTCAAGGTACACAGTATATTGGAATGGGGAAAGAACTATATGAAAATAATAATAAAGCAAAAGAATTATTTGATAAAATCTTTAATTCTTTGGATATTGATTTAAAAAATGTTATGTTTGAAGGGCCAGAAGATTTATTGAAAAGAACAGATTATACCCAACCTGCAATAGTTAGTTTAAGTTTAGTTTTAACTGAACTTTTAAAAGAAAAAGGAATAGAAGCTGATTATGTTGCAGGACATTCTGTTGGAGAGTTTGCAGCTTTTGGTGGAGCAAATTATCTTTCAATAGAAGATGCAGTAAAACTTGTTGCAGCAAGAGGGAGAATAATGAGAGAAGTTGCTGAAAAAGTAAATGGAAGTATGGCAGCTGTTCTTGGTATGGATGCAGAAAAAATAAAAGAAGTTTTAAAATCAGTTGATGGAGTGGTTGAAGCAGTAAACTTTAATGAACCTAATCAAACAGTTATTGCTGGAGAAAAAGAAGCAGTAGAAAATGCTTGTATGGCTTTAAAAGAAGCAGGCGCTAAAAGAGCATTACCACTTGCAGTATCTGGACCTTTCCATTCATCACTTATGAAGGAAGCAGGAGAACAATTAAAAGAAGAAGCAAAAAAATATACTTTTAATGTAGGAAAAATAAAAATAATTGCAAACACAACTGCTGAACCTTTAGAAACTGATTCAGAAGTAAAAGATGAAATTTATAGACAAAGTTTTGGACCTGTGAAATGGGTAGATACTATTAATAAATTAAAATCATTAGGTGTTACAAAAATTTATGAAATAGGACCTGGAAAAGTTTTATCAGGACTTATCAAAAAAATTGATAAAGAAATAGAAGTAGAAAATATTGAATTAATTGAAGCATAA
- the acpP gene encoding acyl carrier protein yields MLDKVKEIIVEQLGVDADQIKPESNFVDDLGADSLDTVELIMSFEEEFGVEIPDTEAEKIKTVQDVINYIEANKK; encoded by the coding sequence ATGTTAGATAAAGTAAAAGAAATTATAGTTGAACAATTAGGAGTGGATGCTGATCAAATAAAACCTGAATCAAATTTTGTAGATGATTTAGGAGCAGATTCTTTAGATACTGTTGAATTAATAATGTCTTTTGAAGAAGAATTTGGAGTAGAAATTCCAGATACTGAAGCAGAAAAAATTAAAACTGTACAAGATGTTATAAACTACATAGAAGCGAATAAGAAATAA
- the fabF gene encoding beta-ketoacyl-ACP synthase II, whose translation MKRVVVTGLGLISSLGIGLEESWKKLIDGETGIDLITSYDTTDQPVRIAGEVKGFEPTDYGIEKKEVKKLARNTQFALIATKMALEDANFKIDETNADDVGVLVSAGVGGIEIMEEQYKNMLEKGPKRISPFTIPAMIENMAAGNIAIYYGAKGPNKSIVTACASGTHSIGDGFDLIRHGRAKAMIVGGTEASVTKFCINSFANMKALSTRNETPKTASRPFSKDRDGFVMGEGAGILILEELESALARGAKIYAEMVGYGETCDANHITAPIETGEGATKAMRAALKDANIPLEDVTYINAHGTSTPTNDVVETRAIKALFGDKAKDLYISSTKGATGHGLGAAGGIEGVIIAKAIADGIIPPTINLHETEEECDLNYVPNKAIKTDVKVAMSNSLGFGGHNSVIVMKKFEK comes from the coding sequence ATGAAAAGAGTTGTTGTAACAGGATTAGGACTTATTTCTTCATTAGGAATAGGTTTAGAAGAAAGTTGGAAAAAACTTATAGATGGTGAAACAGGAATAGATTTAATAACTTCTTATGATACAACAGACCAACCAGTTAGAATAGCTGGGGAAGTAAAAGGTTTTGAACCAACTGATTATGGAATAGAAAAAAAAGAAGTTAAAAAATTAGCAAGGAATACTCAATTTGCTTTAATAGCCACAAAAATGGCTTTGGAAGATGCTAATTTTAAAATAGATGAAACTAATGCAGATGATGTAGGAGTTCTTGTATCAGCTGGTGTTGGTGGAATTGAAATAATGGAAGAACAATATAAGAATATGTTGGAAAAGGGACCTAAAAGAATATCTCCTTTCACAATTCCAGCAATGATAGAAAATATGGCAGCTGGAAACATAGCTATATACTATGGAGCAAAAGGACCTAATAAATCAATAGTTACTGCTTGTGCATCAGGAACTCACTCAATAGGAGACGGTTTTGATTTAATTCGTCATGGTAGAGCAAAAGCTATGATAGTTGGAGGAACAGAAGCAAGTGTAACTAAATTCTGTATAAATTCATTTGCTAATATGAAAGCTCTTTCAACTAGAAATGAAACTCCTAAAACAGCTTCAAGACCATTTTCAAAAGATAGAGATGGTTTTGTAATGGGAGAAGGAGCGGGAATCTTAATATTAGAAGAATTAGAAAGTGCTTTAGCAAGAGGAGCAAAAATATATGCAGAAATGGTAGGATATGGAGAAACTTGTGATGCAAATCATATCACTGCACCAATAGAAACTGGAGAAGGAGCAACAAAAGCTATGAGAGCTGCATTAAAAGATGCAAATATTCCTCTTGAAGATGTGACATATATAAATGCTCATGGAACTTCAACTCCTACAAATGATGTTGTAGAAACAAGAGCAATAAAAGCACTATTTGGTGATAAAGCAAAAGACTTATATATCTCTTCTACAAAGGGAGCAACTGGACATGGACTAGGAGCTGCTGGAGGAATTGAAGGAGTAATTATTGCAAAAGCAATAGCAGATGGAATAATACCTCCTACAATCAATTTACATGAAACAGAAGAAGAATGTGATTTAAACTATGTACCTAACAAAGCTATAAAGACAGATGTAAAAGTAGCAATGTCTAACTCACTAGGTTTTGGAGGACATAACTCAGTTATTGTTATGAAAAAATTTGAAAAATAA
- the rnc gene encoding ribonuclease III codes for MKNLLDLEHKLNYYFNDRNLLKNALLHKSLGNERKEYKNQNNERLELLGDAVLDLIVAEYLYKSYKNASEGTIAKLKAMIVSEPILAKISRQIGVGKFLMLSRGEVMSGGRNRESILADSFEAILGAVYIDSNLDEARVFALSHIKQYIDHIEENEDILDFKSILQEYVQKEFKTVPTYELVAERGPDHMKEFEIQVIVGNYKEKAVARNKKKAEQLSAKALCIKLGVKYNEAL; via the coding sequence ATGAAGAATCTATTAGATTTAGAACATAAACTAAACTACTACTTCAATGATAGAAATTTATTGAAAAATGCTCTTCTTCATAAATCACTTGGTAACGAAAGAAAAGAATATAAAAATCAAAACAATGAAAGACTAGAACTGCTGGGAGATGCAGTTCTAGACCTTATTGTAGCTGAATATTTATATAAAAGCTATAAAAATGCTTCAGAAGGAACAATAGCAAAATTAAAAGCTATGATAGTTAGTGAGCCAATACTTGCAAAAATTTCTCGTCAAATAGGAGTTGGAAAATTCCTTATGTTAAGTAGAGGAGAAGTTATGTCAGGTGGAAGAAACAGAGAATCCATCTTAGCTGATTCATTTGAAGCTATATTAGGGGCAGTTTATATAGATTCTAATTTAGATGAAGCAAGAGTTTTTGCACTAAGTCATATAAAACAATATATAGATCATATAGAAGAAAATGAAGACATTCTAGACTTTAAAAGTATTTTACAGGAATATGTACAAAAGGAATTTAAAACAGTCCCGACTTATGAATTGGTAGCAGAAAGAGGACCTGACCATATGAAAGAATTTGAAATTCAAGTGATTGTTGGTAATTATAAAGAAAAAGCAGTTGCAAGGAATAAAAAGAAAGCAGAACAATTATCTGCAAAGGCATTATGTATAAAGTTGGGAGTAAAGTACAATGAAGCATTATAA
- a CDS encoding elongator complex protein 3, protein MKHYNIPVFISHFGCPNACVFCNQKKINGRETDVSLDDLKNIIDSYLKTLPKNSIKQVAFFGGTFTGISMNLQKEYLEVVKKYIDNNDVEGVRISTRPECIDDEILTQLKKYGVKTIELGIQSLDDKVLKATGRNYTYDIVKKSCDLIKSYGFELGVQLMIGLPKSDFKSDLQSAIKSLDLNPDIARIYPTLVIKGTELEFMYKKNLYQSLTVEEAVERTVPIYSLLELKNINVIRVGLQPVEDLTADGVIISGPFHPAFRDLVENKIYFNFLSKFYDKEKKLNIEVNERNVSKIVGQKAINKKTFYPNFKILINNNLSLDELMVNSKKYTRKEILEGEFNEKISDFI, encoded by the coding sequence ATGAAGCATTATAATATTCCAGTGTTTATAAGTCATTTTGGTTGTCCTAATGCCTGTGTGTTTTGTAATCAAAAAAAAATTAATGGAAGAGAAACAGATGTCAGTTTAGATGATTTAAAAAATATTATAGATAGCTATTTAAAAACTCTTCCAAAAAATTCCATTAAGCAGGTGGCATTTTTTGGTGGAACTTTTACAGGTATATCTATGAATTTGCAAAAAGAATATTTGGAAGTTGTAAAAAAATATATAGATAATAATGATGTTGAAGGAGTTAGAATATCAACAAGACCAGAGTGTATAGATGATGAAATTTTAACTCAATTAAAAAAATATGGTGTTAAAACTATTGAATTGGGAATACAGTCCTTAGATGATAAGGTTTTAAAAGCTACTGGAAGAAATTATACTTATGATATAGTTAAAAAATCTTGTGATTTAATAAAAAGTTATGGTTTTGAGTTAGGTGTTCAGCTTATGATAGGCTTACCTAAATCAGATTTTAAGAGTGATCTACAATCTGCTATAAAAAGCTTAGACTTAAATCCTGATATAGCAAGAATATATCCAACTCTTGTAATAAAGGGGACAGAACTTGAATTTATGTATAAGAAAAACCTATATCAATCTTTGACTGTAGAAGAAGCAGTAGAAAGGACAGTTCCTATTTATTCATTATTGGAGCTTAAAAATATAAATGTAATTAGAGTGGGACTTCAACCTGTTGAGGACTTAACAGCTGATGGAGTAATAATATCAGGACCATTTCATCCAGCATTTAGAGATTTAGTAGAAAATAAAATATATTTTAATTTTTTATCTAAGTTTTATGATAAAGAGAAAAAGCTAAATATAGAAGTAAATGAGAGAAATGTATCAAAAATTGTGGGACAGAAAGCTATAAACAAAAAAACTTTCTATCCCAATTTTAAAATATTGATAAATAATAATTTAAGTTTAGATGAGTTAATGGTAAATTCTAAAAAATATACTAGAAAAGAGATATTAGAGGGAGAATTTAATGAAAAAATATCTGATTTTATCTAA
- a CDS encoding Rne/Rng family ribonuclease has protein sequence MKKYLILSKSVYETKLALLEDNKLDEIYIERNNQKEITGNIYKGKVVDILNNGELIFVDIGSEKNALLSFENKKNIPKFNIDDKLIVQTETEPRDEKGAKLTLDYSINGENLVLLPKSKNLSISKKIKDVEEVNRLKNIFLGIDNGLILRTNSEGKTEESLLEEYKKLKNIENRINRDFEKINIGLLYDVNSILKKAESLFDDTIEEFIIDDKNIFEEIKVLLEETGKKDLIKKLRKYFKGEEIFEYYNINSQIERALDRKVYLDSGAYIIIEKTEALISIDVNTGQNTGNKTSQELIFQTNLEATKEIARQIKLRNLAGIIIIDFIDMKKISDRKRVLEEFKKYLNKDRIEINSLEYTNLGLIQFTRKRQGKELAFYYKEKCQYCEGTGYFLSKDRIILNLLEDLNAQIKSQDIKKIVIRTKKDIIKELNKYIDNNKIEYIEDNNFYKIGYKMELYN, from the coding sequence ATGAAAAAATATCTGATTTTATCTAAAAGTGTATATGAAACAAAACTTGCTTTACTTGAAGATAATAAATTAGATGAAATATATATAGAGAGAAATAATCAAAAAGAAATTACAGGAAATATCTATAAAGGAAAAGTTGTGGATATTTTAAATAATGGTGAGCTTATTTTTGTAGATATTGGTTCAGAGAAAAATGCTTTATTATCTTTTGAAAATAAGAAAAATATTCCTAAATTTAACATAGATGATAAATTAATTGTTCAAACTGAAACTGAGCCAAGAGATGAAAAAGGAGCAAAACTAACTCTTGATTATTCAATAAATGGAGAAAATTTAGTTTTATTACCAAAATCAAAAAATCTCTCTATATCTAAAAAAATAAAAGATGTTGAAGAAGTTAATAGATTAAAAAATATATTTTTAGGTATAGATAATGGTTTAATACTTAGGACTAATTCTGAGGGAAAAACAGAAGAAAGTTTATTAGAAGAATATAAAAAATTAAAGAATATTGAAAATCGAATAAATAGAGATTTTGAAAAGATAAATATAGGCTTGCTTTATGATGTAAATAGCATCTTAAAGAAAGCAGAAAGTTTATTTGATGATACAATAGAAGAGTTTATTATTGATGATAAAAATATTTTTGAAGAAATAAAAGTTTTATTAGAAGAAACTGGAAAAAAAGATTTAATAAAAAAGTTAAGAAAATATTTTAAAGGTGAAGAAATTTTTGAATATTATAATATAAATTCACAGATAGAAAGAGCTTTGGATAGAAAAGTCTATTTAGATAGTGGAGCATATATTATAATTGAAAAAACAGAAGCTTTAATTAGTATAGATGTAAATACGGGACAAAATACTGGAAATAAAACTTCACAAGAGCTTATTTTTCAAACAAACTTAGAGGCTACAAAAGAGATAGCAAGACAAATAAAATTAAGAAATTTAGCTGGAATAATTATTATAGATTTTATAGATATGAAAAAAATTTCTGATAGAAAAAGAGTTTTAGAGGAATTTAAAAAATATTTAAATAAAGATAGAATTGAAATAAATTCTCTTGAATACACAAATCTAGGTTTAATACAATTTACAAGAAAAAGACAGGGAAAAGAATTAGCATTTTATTATAAAGAAAAATGCCAATACTGTGAGGGGACAGGATATTTTTTATCAAAAGATAGAATAATTTTAAATCTCTTAGAGGATTTAAATGCTCAAATAAAAAGTCAAGATATAAAAAAGATTGTAATTAGAACAAAAAAAGATATAATAAAAGAGCTTAATAAATATATTGACAATAATAAAATTGAATATATAGAGGATAACAATTTCTATAAGATAGGTTATAAGATGGAATTATATAATTAA
- the coaD gene encoding pantetheine-phosphate adenylyltransferase → MKIGVYAGSFDPITKGHQDIIERALKIVDKLIVVVMNNPTKNYWFNLDERKNLISKIFEGSDSIKVDEHAGLLVDFMAKNSCNILIKGLRDVKDFSEEMTYSFANKKLSNGEVDTIFIPTSEKYTYVSSTFVKELAFYNQSLTGYVDDKVIVDILNRAKEYRG, encoded by the coding sequence ATGAAAATAGGTGTATATGCTGGAAGTTTTGACCCTATTACAAAGGGACATCAAGATATAATAGAAAGAGCATTAAAAATTGTGGATAAATTAATAGTTGTTGTTATGAATAATCCCACAAAAAATTATTGGTTTAATTTAGATGAAAGAAAAAATTTAATAAGTAAAATCTTTGAAGGTTCTGATAGTATAAAAGTTGATGAGCATGCAGGTTTACTTGTTGACTTTATGGCTAAAAACTCTTGTAATATCCTTATAAAAGGTTTAAGAGATGTAAAAGATTTTTCTGAGGAAATGACTTATTCTTTTGCAAATAAAAAACTTTCAAATGGTGAAGTGGATACAATTTTCATACCAACATCAGAAAAATACACTTATGTTAGTTCAACTTTTGTTAAAGAATTGGCTTTTTACAATCAAAGTTTAACTGGTTATGTGGATGATAAAGTTATAGTTGATATTTTAAATAGAGCTAAGGAATATAGAGGGTAA
- the radA gene encoding DNA repair protein RadA — translation MAKGTVYYCSECGYKSVKWAGKCPQCGAWSSFEEVDELPKDVKKSKNSDIKVYEFKDVEYTSEDRYKTKYEEFDRLLGGGLLKGEVVLVTGNPGIGKSTLLLQVVNSYKDYGDVLYISGEESPTQIKNRGERLKISGEGIYIMAEMDILNIYEYVVSKKPKVVVVDSIQTLYNSSMDSISGTPTQIRECTLKIIEMAKKYNISFFIVGHITKDGKVAGPKLLEHMVDAVFNFEGDEGLYYRILRSVKNRFGSTNEIAVFSMEENGMREIKNSSEYFLSEREEKNIGSMVVPILEGTKVFLLEVQSLITDSGVGIPKRVVQGYDRNRIQILTAIAEKKLYVPLGMKDLFVNVPGGLAIEDPAADLAVLMSILSVHKGFAISQKIAAIGELGLRGEIRKVFFLERRLKELEKLGFTGVYVPESNRKEIEKKKYKLKIIYLKNLDELLERMNKND, via the coding sequence ATGGCTAAGGGAACTGTATATTATTGTTCAGAGTGTGGATATAAAAGTGTAAAATGGGCTGGGAAATGTCCACAATGTGGAGCTTGGTCAAGTTTTGAAGAAGTTGATGAGTTACCAAAAGATGTAAAAAAAAGTAAAAACTCTGATATAAAAGTTTATGAATTTAAAGATGTAGAATATACAAGCGAAGATAGATATAAAACAAAGTATGAAGAATTTGATAGGTTACTTGGTGGAGGACTTTTAAAAGGTGAAGTAGTTTTAGTAACTGGTAATCCAGGTATTGGAAAATCCACTTTGCTTTTACAAGTTGTCAACTCATATAAGGATTATGGAGATGTTTTATATATCTCTGGTGAAGAATCTCCTACACAGATAAAAAATAGAGGAGAAAGATTAAAGATATCTGGAGAGGGCATATATATTATGGCTGAAATGGATATTTTAAATATATATGAATATGTTGTGAGTAAAAAACCAAAAGTTGTAGTTGTAGATTCTATACAAACATTGTATAATTCTAGTATGGATTCTATATCTGGAACACCAACCCAAATTAGAGAATGTACTTTAAAAATTATAGAAATGGCTAAGAAATATAATATTTCATTCTTTATAGTTGGGCATATTACAAAAGATGGTAAAGTTGCAGGACCTAAATTACTTGAACATATGGTTGATGCTGTATTTAATTTTGAAGGTGATGAAGGACTTTATTATAGAATACTTAGAAGTGTAAAAAATAGATTTGGTTCAACTAACGAGATTGCAGTATTTAGTATGGAAGAAAATGGAATGAGAGAAATAAAAAATTCCTCAGAATATTTTTTAAGTGAAAGAGAAGAAAAAAATATTGGAAGTATGGTTGTACCAATTTTAGAGGGAACAAAAGTTTTTCTTTTAGAAGTACAATCCCTCATAACAGATAGTGGAGTTGGAATACCTAAAAGGGTTGTTCAAGGATATGATAGAAATAGAATACAAATTTTAACTGCAATAGCAGAAAAAAAATTATATGTTCCACTTGGGATGAAAGATTTATTTGTAAATGTACCAGGAGGATTGGCAATAGAAGACCCAGCAGCTGACTTAGCAGTGTTAATGTCAATTTTATCAGTACATAAAGGTTTTGCAATAAGTCAAAAGATAGCTGCAATAGGAGAACTTGGGTTAAGAGGAGAAATAAGAAAAGTATTTTTCTTAGAAAGAAGATTAAAAGAATTAGAAAAGCTCGGATTTACAGGAGTTTATGTTCCAGAATCAAATAGAAAAGAGATTGAAAAGAAAAAATATAAACTGAAGATAATATATTTAAAGAACTTAGATGAACTATTGGAAAGGATGAATAAGAATGACTAA
- the disA gene encoding DNA integrity scanning diadenylate cyclase DisA — protein MTKQDLMDIIVKVAPGSPLREGVDYILDAGIGALIIIGYDDEVEKVRDGGFLIDCDYTPERIFELSKMDGAIILNDDCSKILYANVHVQPDNSYSTTESGTRHRTAERAAKHLKREVVAISERKKNVTLYKGNLKYRLKNFDELNIEVGQVLKTLESYRHVLNRSLDSLTILELDDLVTVLDVANTLQRFEMVRRISEEITRYLLELGSRGRLVNMQVSELIWDLDEEEESFLKDYIDDETDTDSVRRYLHSLSDSELLEVENVVVALGYSKSSSVFDNKIAAKGYRVLEKISKLTKKDVEKIVNTYKDISEIQEVTDEDFSAIKISKFKIKALRAGINRLKFTIEMQR, from the coding sequence ATGACTAAACAAGATTTGATGGATATAATAGTTAAAGTTGCACCTGGAAGTCCTTTAAGAGAAGGAGTAGACTATATTTTAGATGCAGGTATAGGAGCTTTAATAATAATAGGTTATGATGATGAAGTTGAAAAGGTTAGAGATGGGGGATTCTTAATAGACTGTGATTATACACCTGAAAGAATTTTTGAGCTATCTAAAATGGATGGAGCAATAATTTTAAATGATGATTGTTCAAAAATCTTGTATGCCAATGTTCATGTACAACCTGATAATTCATATTCTACAACAGAAAGTGGAACAAGACATAGAACTGCTGAGAGAGCAGCAAAGCATTTAAAAAGAGAAGTTGTAGCAATATCTGAAAGAAAAAAGAATGTTACTTTATACAAAGGAAATTTGAAATATAGACTTAAAAACTTTGATGAATTGAACATAGAAGTTGGACAAGTTTTAAAAACCCTTGAAAGTTACAGACATGTTTTAAATCGTTCGCTTGATAGTTTAACAATTCTTGAATTAGATGATTTAGTAACAGTTCTTGATGTTGCTAACACTTTACAAAGATTTGAAATGGTAAGAAGAATTAGTGAAGAAATAACTAGATATCTTTTAGAATTGGGTTCAAGAGGAAGATTGGTAAATATGCAAGTTTCTGAACTTATCTGGGATTTAGATGAAGAAGAAGAAAGTTTCTTGAAAGACTATATTGATGATGAAACAGATACAGATAGTGTAAGAAGATATTTACATTCTCTATCTGATTCTGAATTATTAGAAGTTGAAAATGTAGTCGTTGCATTAGGATATAGTAAATCTTCAAGTGTTTTTGATAATAAAATAGCTGCAAAAGGTTATAGAGTTCTTGAAAAAATAAGTAAATTAACAAAAAAAGATGTGGAAAAAATAGTAAATACATATAAAGATATATCTGAAATTCAGGAAGTAACTGATGAAGATTTTTCTGCTATTAAAATAAGTAAATTCAAAATTAAGGCTTTAAGAGCAGGAATAAATAGATTGAAATTTACAATAGAAATGCAAAGATAA